The window TGGTATCGGCTCGTAGAATGGCAAGATCATGACTCCTGTGTCTTCCGCCGTCTCTTCTGAGCCGACGCTCATCGCACCGTCACCCGCAGCCGTCGACGTCGACGGCCATACCCGCACCTACGAGGTGCGCACGTTCGGCTGTCAGATGAACGTGCACGACTCCGAACGGCTGGCGGGCTCCCTCGAGAGCGCCGGCTATGTTCCCGCCGCCGACGATCAAGACCCCGACGTCGTCGTCATCAACACCTGCGCAGTGCGCGACAACGCCGCCGGCAAGCTGTACGGCACGCTGGGGCATCTCAAGTCGAAGAAAGATGCCCACGCGGGCATGCAGATCGCCGTCGGTGGATGCCTCGCCCAGATGGACAAGCAGGCCGTGCTCGACAAAGCCCCCTGGGTCGATGTCGTCTTCGGCACGCACAACATGGGATCGCTGCCGGGGCTGCTCGAGCGCGCGCGCCACAACGGTGAGGCCGAACTCGAGATTCTCGAGGCGCTGGAAGTGTTCCCCTCGACGTTGCCGACCAAGCGCGACAGCGCCTACAGCGGCTGGGTGTCGATCTCGGTCGGCTGCAACAACACCTGCACGTTCTGCATCGTGCCGAGTCTGCGCGGCAAAGAGAAAGATCGCCGCCCCGGCGACATCCTGAACGAGATCCGTCTTCTCGTCGACGACGGCGCCGTCGAAGTCACGCTTCTCGGGCAGAACGTCAACTCTTACGGTGTGGAGTTCGGCGACAGGCAGGCATTCGCGAAGCTGCTGCGCGCGACCGGTGATATCGAGGGGCTCGAGCGCGTGCGCTTCACGAGCCCGCACCCCGCGATGTTCACCGACGACGTCATCGATGCCATGGCCGAGACCCCGAATGTCATGCCGCAGCTGCACATGCCGCTGCAGTCGGGCAGCGACCGGGTGCTCAAGGCCATGCGTCGCTCGTATCGCAGCACGCGCTTCCTCGGCATCCTCGACCGGGTGCGAGAGAAGATGCCCGACGCCGCGATCACCACCGACATCATCGTGGGTTTCCCCGGCGAGACCGACGAAGACTTCGAAGACACGATGCGCGTGGTCGAGCAGGCGCGGTTCTCTTCTGCCTTCACCTTCCAGTACTCCATTCGCGAGGGCACACCGGCGGCGACAATGGCCGATCAGGTGCCCAAGGCTGTCGTGCAGGAGCGCTATGAGCGCCTTCTCGCCCTGCAAGAGCGCATCTCGCTCGAAGAGAACGAGAAGCAGGTCGGGCGCCAGGTCGAGTTGCTCGTCGCCACCGGCGAGGGCCGTAAAGATGCCGCCACCCACCGCCTCACCGGACGCGCGCGCGACAACCGCCTTGTGCACTTCGAGGTGCCGGCCGGCTCTGAGCTGCCGCGCCCCGGCGACATGGTGACGGCGACGATCACGCATGCGGCTCCCTTCCATCTGCTCGCCGACGCGCCCGACGGTGCGCCGCTGCGGATTCGCCGCACGCGCGCCGGCGACGCATGGGAGCGGGGTCAGTCCGACTCGTGTGCCGTACCCGCCCACGGTGGCGCGGCCGGCGGTGCGGTCTCGCTCGGCATGCCGACCATCGGCCTGCGCGCCCCCGGGCGTTGAGCGAGCGCAGCCTCTGGGCCATCGTCGGCGCCACCGGCACCGGCAAGACCGCCCTCTCGCTCGAGGTCGCCGAAGCGCTCGCCGCCGGCGGGCGCCCGGCCGAGATCGTCAATGCCGACGCCATGCAGCTGTATCGCGGCATGGACATCGGCACGGCAAAACTGCCGGAATCGGCGCGGCGCGGCATCCCCCACCATCTGCTCGACGTGCTCGAGGTGACCGACGAGGCGGCCGTGGCCTGGTATCAGGATGCCGCGCGCGCTGCGATTTCGGCGATCT is drawn from Microbacterium protaetiae and contains these coding sequences:
- the miaB gene encoding tRNA (N6-isopentenyl adenosine(37)-C2)-methylthiotransferase MiaB, with product MTPVSSAVSSEPTLIAPSPAAVDVDGHTRTYEVRTFGCQMNVHDSERLAGSLESAGYVPAADDQDPDVVVINTCAVRDNAAGKLYGTLGHLKSKKDAHAGMQIAVGGCLAQMDKQAVLDKAPWVDVVFGTHNMGSLPGLLERARHNGEAELEILEALEVFPSTLPTKRDSAYSGWVSISVGCNNTCTFCIVPSLRGKEKDRRPGDILNEIRLLVDDGAVEVTLLGQNVNSYGVEFGDRQAFAKLLRATGDIEGLERVRFTSPHPAMFTDDVIDAMAETPNVMPQLHMPLQSGSDRVLKAMRRSYRSTRFLGILDRVREKMPDAAITTDIIVGFPGETDEDFEDTMRVVEQARFSSAFTFQYSIREGTPAATMADQVPKAVVQERYERLLALQERISLEENEKQVGRQVELLVATGEGRKDAATHRLTGRARDNRLVHFEVPAGSELPRPGDMVTATITHAAPFHLLADAPDGAPLRIRRTRAGDAWERGQSDSCAVPAHGGAAGGAVSLGMPTIGLRAPGR